TGTTACCATCTCTGTGCTACAGCTGGGGAGACAGGCCCACAGGGGGTAAGTCAGCCACCCCGGGCCACACAGCTTTGAGGTACCGCAGACAAGATTCAAAGAAAGTCGTATACGTGCTTCATCTCAAACGTTCAAGGCAGTTCTGTGATGTGGGAGCCGCTACGGATCTCATTTCACagaaggggagactgaggcacggagagggcCAGTGACTTGCCCGGGAGCTGGGTAGGCCCAGCATTGTGGTGCTGGCCGTGAATCCCCTAACCGCTAGGCTGTCCTGCCCGTTCCCTGTCCTCTGCAGACAACGACGAGTGCTTGGCCCAGCCTGGCCCGTGTGGCACCCGGGGGCACTGCCTCAACACCCCGGGCAGCTTCAGCTGTGAGTGCCACCGAGGCTTCACCCTGGACAGCTCAGGCCATGGCTGCGAAGGTAGAGCTGGGCTTTGGGTGGGCTCTGGGCCTGGGCTGTGGTCCCCAGGGCCACCGGGCGAGCCCTGCCACCCGGTCTCTGTCTCGCAGACGTGGATGAATGTGACGGGCCCCATCGCTGTCGGCACGGCTGTCAGAACGAGCTGGGGGGCTACCGCTGTGGCTGCCCCCAGGGCTTCACCCCGCACTCCCAGTGGAGCCAGTGTGTGGGTGAGTGTCAAACGCCCCCCATCAGAATCTGTTGGGAGCAGGCAACTAGGAACTGCCCCCACCCGGGATGTTGGGATAAAGCACAATGACCTAAAGTGCTTCTGGGCCGGCCCGGGAGGTAGTGAGGTCCCCACTGCTGGGGAGACTGGGGAGTCAGGGGGCTGCAGATAAAGCACGGCCAGGCTCAAGCCCATTTCCTTGGGAGTGGTGGCCTGGAGGGCCCAGCTGAGAAGGATTCTGAGTCAGCACCTGTGAACACTAGGAAAGAGTTCTGCGATTGATTGGTGATGCCTGCCATGGGTGTGGCAGTAGCAGATGGGAGCGTGTGCTGTATCTGTGCCTTAGCTGCTCCGGAGGCCCTCAGTTTGGGGGACTAGCCTGTGCCCCAGCCTCCTCCATCACATACTTCTCTTTGTGCTCCAAGCCCTCCTAACGACAGCCTCGTCCTTACCGCCTCCGTTTGTGCCTTCCGGACAGTCTGGCTTTCGCCCTCTACGCTTGGGCCCACTCTCTCCAGGCGCCTCCACCTCCGCTGCTCTGGGCACtgctgcctgcccctcccagacGCTCTCCTCCCTCAGCCTCTCTGATTGACGTTGCCTTCTCTctggttcctcctcctcccctgatGGTGGGTCCTCAGCTAAGTTTCCATCTTTCCCCTGCTGTGTGACGTTCGGCCCCTggggaccacacacacacacacacacacacacacacacacaccccttcgcCTCTGCTGCCGGTTCTCCTTCTCAGCCTGCTTCCCCCTCTGCTTTCTCATTTGCTCACTCCTTCTGCAGTGGGCTGTCCGGGGTCTGTCTTGCGTCAGGCCCTGTGGATACAGAAGTGGGCCAAGTAGCAGACTCTTGTCTAGTTAGTGGTGGGGACAGGGATGAGTTAGGCTCATGGTTCTCAACTGGGAATCATTTCGCCCCCTCGGAGACGTTTTGAAGCATCTGGGATACATTTTGCTTGTCACACCTGGGAGGTGGGAGCTCCCGGCATCTagtgggtgggggccagggatgctgcttaaTGTCGTGGGgtacacaggacagcccccacaacagaGAATGGCTCGGTCCCAGATGTCAGTAGTGCCAGGGAAGAAACCTCGTTCGAGATCATGCCACCATTTAGGATTTCTGGGAAGTTCCAAGAAATGCTTGGAAGGAGAATTACAGGGCTGGGGCAGACCTAGTCCCGGGGCTGATGGGGAGCCTGATGGACGTTGACTTTGACCCTGGGCTCTGGAGGAGGAGCGGGACTTAGTGGGTGGAGATCAGGAGGGCTGTGGGCGGGGGGGCCTGGGGGTGCAGaggccaccccctgccccccgcgtttcctctcccctctccccactcacagaCAAAAACGAGTGCGTGCTGTCGCCTGCGGCCTGCGGCAGTGCCCCCTGCCACAACACGCTGGGTGGCTTCCGCTGCGTCTGCCCCTCTGGCTTTGACTTTGACCAGGCCACGGGGGACTGCCAGGACGTAGACGAGTGTGCCGCGCAGGGCGGCCCCTGTACCTACGGCTGCGCGAACACTGCCGGTGGCTTCCTGTGCGGCTGTCCCCAAGGCTACTTCCGGGCTGGGCAAGGGTGAGGGGCTTGCGTAGGGCGGGCACAGATTCCCAAACCCTGCGAGagcacgcgcacacgcacacacacatacacacaggtggGTCCGTGTTCACATGCATTTTACACACGTGTGCACGGAGCCCTGAGCAcacgtatgtgtgtgcacacaagctcACACCCGATTCTGGCATAATTACCTTCGTGGCAGATGAACCCACCTGGTAGATGCACACTTCTCTGTAATACACTTGAGCACACGGCTCACACGGATGCCAGCACGCCTGCGGACCCCTCCGCATTCGCGTATCtcagtgtgcacatgtgtgcacatacacatcaGCATCCTGGGGTGTGAGCAGGTTCGCACCTAGGCCCAGGTCAGCCAAGGGATGCGTGCACACAAGCGCACATCCCTTGTGTGGGCACACGCAAAGGCACAGCCACACATTGACACACCAGCACCTGCCCCCGTGGGCAGTGAGGctcagggtgggggctggaggggctggcTGGGGAGATCCCGCCAGCTTGCCCCTGAAGGCCTACCGCCACCTTGTCCTGGCCCAGGCACTGCGTCTCTGGCCTGGGCTTTGGTGCCGGGCCCCGGGAGACGCCAGGAGAAGAAGAACTGATTTCATCTGAAGCCTGCTATGAGTGCAAGATCAACGGCCTCCCGCCTCGTGACCGGCCACGGCGCAGCGCCTACGGTGGCCACCAGGTCAGGAGAATGAAGGGATAGGAAAGTCGGGTCGGAGGGGCTCTCGCTATTAGATTAACTAAATATGAGTGCATTGCTTTGCCTAATCTTTTCCCCTCTTGTTTCTTCCCCCCCTTTCCTGGAAAAACAGTGGCTCTATATGTCACCCCactgttacaaatattttctgtaagcCTCGCAGGGGTAGGGCCCTGTGTCTGTAAGAGTGAGGGGAGTGGTTGTCGGGGCTCCTGGGATGGGCGCCAGCGGATCTGGGAGGATCCAGAGGATCCAGAGGAGGGCCGGGCGGCCCCATGGCTTTGCCTGCAATACTCACGGACTGCCAGCAGGTGTCAGCAAGGGCACGTGTCTGCGCAACACGCTGGGGAAGGGCGGAAGTGTCCAGAACCCAGGGGCAGGGAAACAGGAATAGCTTTCACTTTAACACAACAACGGAACCACCCCTCAATATGTAAATTAGGCGAAACCAACACCAAGGAGAATAAAACACAGATAACCTCCTGTGGGACTGGCTACGTCACCAAGCCCGGGCTAGCCTGCCATTGAGGCCCCTGGCTTATTCAGGGCCCTGTCCGGCTGCCAGGACCAGGAGCGCGCTCACAGCAGTTCACATAAAGAAGGGTTTGTCATCAGCACACAGGGTGCTCTCAGAGAGCCCAGATGCAGGAAGTgcagcaacccccacccccacccccaccccggcaccGGCACCGGAAAGCAGCTCCTCTCTGGTGCAGCCAGGTCTTGTGTTTCCCGCTGTGGCGGCTTCAGCGTTGTGTGGACAAGCGGCCGCCTATCTGCCCGTCTTTGCTTTCCCCTGGGGAAGCCGCCTCCGCCGTCACGCCTCTGTCTGTGGCCCAAGCTGACGGTGGGCCTTGTGATGGAGGGCTAGATGGAGGTCAAAGGCGGAGAGTGCCCCAGGGTGTCCTCCGGTTTAGAGACTGGCTGAAATCTCTCGGCCGTGACCCCCTGGTCCCCTACCCACTGCGTTCCGACGCTCCCCGCCTCTCACCGTCCTCTGCCTGGTCTTTCTCCACAGGTGAGCCTGGCCAGCCTTGACTCAGAGGCCCCACTGACCTTGGGCCTGAACCTCTCGCGCCTCAGCCAGGCCGAGCACATCCTGGAGCTGCAGCCAGCGCTGGAGAGCCTGGCGGGACGGGTCCGTTATGTCATCGCCCGTGGCAATGAGCAAGGTTTCTTCCGCATGCATCACCTCCGTGGCCTCAGCTCCCTGCAGCTGGGGCGTCGGAGGCCCGGGCCTGGAACCTACCGGCTGGAGGTGCTGAGCGTGGCagggccctggggcacctggccggaGGGGCAGCCGGGACCAGGGGGCCGGGCCTTGCGGCTGAAGGTGCAGCTACAGCTGCTGTAGTTGGaaggacaccccctccccccacctcctggcagACCCCAGGCCCCTCCCGCAGCCCCCGCTCCGGACTCACTGGATGGGCCCTGCCCAGTCCTCGCCTCGTTCGGCGGGATTTGGAGGAAACTGATGTCACCGAGCTCACCACACACCGCAGGGAGCCCCCGGGGTCCCTGGTGAAGCCCTGGACTCAGCGCGCCCCGGCGCCCCCCCGTTCGTCCTCCTCTCCAGAGCTCGGGACGGACCGACCCCACCGGCAACGGGGTCACTGACCGGGAGGAGCCCCAGAACTCAGGAAGAGTAAAATGCTGTGCTGCGACCTCAGGCGAACCCAGCCTCTGCCCAGGGGGACCCCAACGCTCGGTCTCCCCTGGAGACAGCTGGAAGCTGGCGCACGCACCCTCCTTCTGCGACAACCAGGGTCACGGAAGGGCCTGTGATTCGCTGAGTCCGGTCAGCCTCAGGCTTCCACTTCTGCACTGCACCGCGGCTCACCCCCCGGGGGTCGATGGGACATGGAAACGGACAGCTGGGGGGTGCACCTGGGGCTCGACCCTCCGAGCCGAAGAGCCTGTGGGGCCCCAGCCAGAGTTGGTGACACCGCCACGCTCGGGCCCCCGGTGGGGTGGGCCGGGGTCCCAGGATGCTTTTATATCAAAAGCAGAGACCACAGTAAAGTTATTTTGGGTTAAGCCGGCCTCTTTGGCATGTTCTCGAAGTAACGAGACGCTGCCCTCCGCGGGGCCGGGCTGGGCTCACAGGTCAGGGAGCGGGAGGCCCCAGAGCTTTGGAAGGATGCGCTTCAACCCGGGGCTCTGAGGGGAAAGCGTGCAGCCGAGACGCAGGCGAAGGCCGCCttccagctgggggtgggggacacggCACCCAGGCTGCGGGCGGGTTCTGCGAACCTCAGACCTGCGAGTGGCACAAAGACAGGCTGCCGGTGGCAACCACCGCGGGCCCGGGTGGCTTCACTGGGGCCGATTCCAGCAGCTCACGCTCCCCGACCGCGTGCCGCGTACCCGGCACCGTTCTAAGGACCGTTACTGACCCGCTTGGTTGTCCTTGCAACTCCGTGGAATAGAAGCTGTTGTGTTCGGCCCCGTTTTACAGATTGGAAAACAGGCTTACGGAAGGCAGGCCGCTTGGCCAAGGTCACTCCAGGTTGCAGGTAGCAGGTCACCCTGCCCTGCTCGCATCCTGCCCGGTCCCGGGGTGAGCCGCACCTATACCTAATCTGATGGCCTCGCTGGATGCCAGGGGGCCGTCGATACGCggtcggtgtgtgtgtgtgtgtgatgtgtgtgcagACGGTAGTGCGTCGGTTGTTTATTGTCATCTCTGCACCCggcgcggggctggaactcccaaCCCCGGAGGTCAGGAGTCCCACGCTCTGACTGCGCCAGCCAGGCACCCGGTGGTAGTGCATTCGGTCCCCGCTAGCTTGTACGAGGCAGGCCGTGATATCACCCATTTTACAGCGGGAGGAACCAAGGCTTAGAGGGTTTGTAGACCTGGCCTGAGTCGCCTGCATAGCCTAGCGGGGCCTCGGTGTGACCCCCTGGCCCCAAACCGCCTCTTGTCCTCTAGAGATGAAGCGCTGGGTTTTcatctggaatgttctctctcgcggtggaaactgaggctgccCGAGGATGGGACAGCTGGATGGCTCGAGTCTAGTGCCTGGCTCCGGGGCTCTATTCTTGGCTGGGTTCCGGGCCACTTGACTTATCGAGTGTTTCTGGACCCCTGTCAGAGCTTGCAGAGGGCTCCTCCGTGCATTAGCCAGGCTCGCTACAGCCCAAGGGTGTGGGCGGAACAAACGCAGcgacccccattttacaggcgaggAAAGAGATGCCAAGAGAGTGCGcggtttgctcaaggtcaccagcTGGACTCACACCCTCGCCTGCAGCCagcatgccccccacccccggagccGTCAGCTTGAGggctcagcacagatcctgggGTGGCATTCACGTGGGATTCAACACAGGCTGGGATAGCAACTCACACCCCATAATGAAATGTGACAGAGACAGGAATGACATCCCACCCCGGGGATGTTTTAAATAacgtttatttaaaaatcatagaaaagcATAGTCTGGGAGGAGCGTCCCGGGACGGTCTGGAGCTTTGCAAGGACCCAAAGGGACACAGGCAGGCGTGGCCCAGGGTGGGTGGCAAGAGGCTGCGGTGGGTGACAAATCCAGATGATCCACCAGAAGACCCGCTGCTTACGGCTGACTCTGGTTCCTGGAGCAGGCAAGGGGCCCGAAGCAAGGTCAGCTCTTTCCTTCCAGCTGCCTGAGGAGCAGGATGTGGCAGGAGCGACGGGACAGAGCCAAGAGCCGGCTCAGGCCCGGGCGCTGAGGTCTGGCCTGAATGacaggctggggcacctggagcCTCAGGGGACAGTTGTGGCGGGGCGAGGTCCGGCCCACCTTCGTGTTGGCTAATCCTGGAGGTGTTCGGGCTCACGGAtctgcagggtggggggggggggggagattggAGAGGTCAGCAGGTGATGGGGACTGGAGTAGGAGCTGGGGACCCCGCACACCTGACACTTCGTCTCAGCACTTGCCGAACCCCCCGCAGCCGGGTTAGGGTAATGAACCGGCAGGACTGACCACAGAGTCAGCCCCCTCGGTCCCGGAGTtgagtcccctcccccagcctgtgcTGCTCTAGAGAGCCCTCATCCCTTAGCAGTGGTGACGGGGGCCCCCCCGGAGGGATGGTCACATGATCAGAGTCCTCACCCGGATGAGCTGTGGTCCGGAGGGCAGTTTTCGTCTTGTTGCTTCTGGGGGGCCAGCTAACCCCGGACGGGGTTCTCGGGCGGCTTCTGTGATGCTTGGCCTTCCGCGCATCCAGGAATTCTGTCCAGTACTTCACCCTCTTGTCCCGGGGGTTGCCGCACACCATCCTGTGTTTCCGCAAGAAGAATCTGGCGGGGGAGAGGGTGCCCAGGTTGCGGTGCGAGCCGGGGGCAAAGTCGCGtctgggccccgccccccgccccgcctcccagGCCCCACAGCCCCACTCACATCACAGCCGGCAGGTTGCAGCTGCCGCTCACCTCCTGGCGCTGGTACCCCAGGGCGCGCTTCAGAAAGTCCAGGCTGTCGAGCCGGTGGTAGGCTAGGCAACAGTCCTCCGAGACACCTGCGGCCGCGACCCGCGGGCTCACACCTCTGTGCGCCTGCGCGTGGGCAGCGACGCACTcgcgcccacacacacacctgccgcAACCCTCCCGAGGCCCGCGGAGGCCAAGAGACAGCCCAGATGACAAGGAAGGCACCCGGCTCACCTTTGGTCCCCTGATAAGGGGACCGCTGGCACGAGTTGGAGGGGGTCCACGGTCCCGGGCTGGGACGGGCCCGGGACCACAAAACGAATGAGGGATCAGAGTGAATGAGGACCTCCACGAGGGCTCTGGGGCAGAGGAGCGCAGACGCCCCCAGGAGGGGCCAGGGGACGCGGCTCCCAGCCCAGGCCCTTCGAAAATGAACGCGCTGGCCGGCTGCTCCTGATGTCCCCGCTCCTGCTCCGGGCTGGCCGTTCCCCACCTAGGGCTGTCTCCAGGGCCTCCTCCTTTCTGTCCCCGTCAGAGTGACCGCTCGGTCACCAGACCGGAAACCAGGAGGTCTCTGTTTGTCTACTCGTTGCCTGACAAAAGCATTTTGGGTTCCTACTAAGGTGCCAGACGTGTAGACAAACACAGAGGGGAATTGGACCCAGGGCTGTCACGAGGATCCCCCAGCCCGGTGGGACACCCCAGAGGTCGATCTGTGccgggaaggggaagggcagggacctGGGGGTGGTGTCTTGGAGGAGGGTGCCAGCAGGGCCTGGGAGGGTGGGCGGGTGGAGGTGATGTGACAGACAGTGCAGCGGCCTTCAAGGCCCTCCGGGACCCATCTGTCTGCTgacccccccacctccaggagcCACACCCAAGGTCTGGCAAAGTGCAGTGGGAAGGATGGGAGAAGCGGGCGGCTTGAGCCCGCCCTGCATCTCCAAACCTTGGCCCCAGAGGGCGAGGGGCAGTGGCGTCAGATGGACCCTGGGCTGCGGTAGCAGGCAGGCAGGGGGCCACTCTGCCCCTAGGATCAAAGGGCCCCGGGCTGGGCCTGGCTTCTGGAATGGGCCTCTGATAGCATGACAATGGGAATGAAGCCCAGCCCCATCTTGGGCAAAGGCTAAGGTCTGCTGGAAGCAGAGGACTAGGGCCTCT
This DNA window, taken from Panthera tigris isolate Pti1 chromosome A2, P.tigris_Pti1_mat1.1, whole genome shotgun sequence, encodes the following:
- the CCL25 gene encoding C-C motif chemokine 25, whose amino-acid sequence is MNLWLLLCLVVAASFVGIWCPTVHAQGVSEDCCLAYHRLDSLDFLKRALGYQRQEVSGSCNLPAVIFFLRKHRMVCGNPRDKRVKYWTEFLDARKAKHHRSRPRTPSGVSWPPRSNKTKTALRTTAHPDP